CTCAAATTGAGAGCAACTGTAGTGATTAAGGCAGTTCCTCCATCGGATGGTGTGCCATTTAAAGCAATAGAGAAAGATTTAAGAGCTGGATTAAATGCTCCAGCTGCAGTGTTAAAAGCAACACCTTTGCCAGCAACTTCGGCAGTAGCACTTCCCAGTGCAAGGTCTTTAATGGCTTCAACTCCTTCGTCCTTTGTACAAGAGAAATTTAAGAAAGCAAGTGTGATAATCAGGGATAAATAAAACTTCATGGTTATAAAATTTTGATTTTGTGAGATACAAAATTGAGCAAATAAGCCTTTCGAGAAATACGCATTTCTTCGTATTCTTAAGGTATATTTAAAATCTATTTTTACCCTATCAAAAACTATAGAATAGATGATCAAAATAGCCATAGCAGAGGATAAGGCGGTTATTGCCGAAACACTTCAAGAAAAAATAGAATTGAATGTGGATTTTCGGGTGAAAATAATGGCAACGAATGGGAAAGACTTGCTTAATCAACTTGCCGATGCCCTTTTTGTAGATGTCGTGTTTATGGATATTAACATGCCGATTATGGACGGAATCCTTGCCACGGAGTATATTACTACCAATCATCCGCATATCAAGGTGATCATGTGTACCGTTTTTGACGATGAAGAAAACATCTTTAAAGCAATTCAGGCTGGAGCAAGTGGCTATATACTTAAGGATGAAAGTCCTGCTCGTATTCATCGATATATTTATGAAACCATTGATGGTGGTGCACCCATGAATCCACTTATTGCTCGCAAGGCACTTAAAATGATACGCACAGAGCCAATAGCGAAATCAAAAAAAGTAGACTACGGCTTGAGCGAACGAGAGATAGAACTTTTAGAACAGCTCTCCAAAGGAATCACCTATGAGCAAATCGGTGATAACTTGTTCATTAGTTACAGTACGGTCCGAACTCATTTTCAGAATATTTATAAAAAAATGCAAGTTCACAATAAAATGGAAGCCGTAAATAAAGCAAAAAACGAAAACCTTATATAATCATCTTTTCTTTGAAAACCTCTTGACTTATATGAAAAAAGCCATTTTGCTTTTATTCTTTTGTAGCCTTTTTGCACGTGCTCAAGAAAGCCCAACGAAGTTTGTTGAGAACTTGAGGGTGCAGGAATTTAATTCTATTGAGGAGTTAGATTCTACTTTCAATGTTTTTGAAAAACTCTCAATTCCTGAGGATTCTAAACTAGTAGCCGAAGCTAATTATATTTTTGGTAAAAGGTATTTCTCCAAAAGCGTTTTGGACAAGAGTATGGACTTGCTTTTGAAAGCAAAGGCCCAGTTGGTAAAACACAAAATGAACCGAGAACTTGCGGATACTTTTCACTTTTTAGGGTTAAATGCGAATAAAACAGGGCAAAAAGAAAACGCCAAGAAGTATTTCGTGGAGTGTGAGAAATTGGCAATAGCTGTAAATGATACTTTTAATATGATCAATGCCCTTCATGGCTTGGGTAGGTTAAACCAAATTGATTCATTGTATGTAGAAGCTGAGGATAAATATGAGAGGGCACTTCAGTTGGGCTTGAGTTCGAGAGATTCACTTAGTTTTTCTTACAGTTACGATTTTTTGAGCCAAATAATGGGAATTACAAATCGACCAGAGAAAGCACTTGATTATCAATTGAAGGCTATGCGGATCAGAGAGTTTTTGGGAGATAAATATGCTTTGGCTATTTCTATAAATAATGTAGGTGAGGCTTACCGCTTACTAAATAAAGACAAGGAAGCAGAATTGTACTTCTTAAAAGCTTTGGACCTGTGTAAGACTATCGGTTTTAGAGATCTAGAATCATACATTTATACTATTCTTATTGATTTTGCGAAAAAAAGAAAAGAGTATGACCTCGCACTTACTTATGCCGAAAAGCAAAAGGAACTTAGCGATAGTATTTTTTCAGATAACATGACAAAATCTCTTGCGGAGGTTCAAGGAAAGTATGAACTGGCAGAGAAAGAAAGGGTACTGGCAGAAAAAGAAATAGCCTATCAAAATCAGAAAATGCTAAGTCTCTTGGGCCTGTTGGCTTTGATTTTGGTCATTGGAATAGCATTTTACATTTTCAAACGAAAACAAGTTCAAAAGCGAATACTAGAGGCACAATCTATAGCAAAACTTGAAAAGGAACGTATCCGTATAGCTCGGGATCTTCATGATAACCTGGGGCCTGAGCTTGCCCATGTTAGCTCTAAACTTGATATGCTTTCTTACCAGC
This portion of the Spirosomataceae bacterium TFI 002 genome encodes:
- a CDS encoding DNA-binding response regulator, NarL/FixJ family, contains REC and HTH domains, giving the protein MIKIAIAEDKAVIAETLQEKIELNVDFRVKIMATNGKDLLNQLADALFVDVVFMDINMPIMDGILATEYITTNHPHIKVIMCTVFDDEENIFKAIQAGASGYILKDESPARIHRYIYETIDGGAPMNPLIARKALKMIRTEPIAKSKKVDYGLSEREIELLEQLSKGITYEQIGDNLFISYSTVRTHFQNIYKKMQVHNKMEAVNKAKNENLI
- a CDS encoding Tetratricopeptide repeat-containing protein yields the protein MKKAILLLFFCSLFARAQESPTKFVENLRVQEFNSIEELDSTFNVFEKLSIPEDSKLVAEANYIFGKRYFSKSVLDKSMDLLLKAKAQLVKHKMNRELADTFHFLGLNANKTGQKENAKKYFVECEKLAIAVNDTFNMINALHGLGRLNQIDSLYVEAEDKYERALQLGLSSRDSLSFSYSYDFLSQIMGITNRPEKALDYQLKAMRIREFLGDKYALAISINNVGEAYRLLNKDKEAELYFLKALDLCKTIGFRDLESYIYTILIDFAKKRKEYDLALTYAEKQKELSDSIFSDNMTKSLAEVQGKYELAEKERVLAEKEIAYQNQKMLSLLGLLALILVIGIAFYIFKRKQVQKRILEAQSIAKLEKERIRIARDLHDNLGPELAHVSSKLDMLSYQQKESETGKLANLANATRAAMDQLRDTIWSIRGEEITLSDFAAKVREFAQKRLNDYGIEFQEVCSNDEKILGPSQALNLYRVCQEAINNAAKYANSQKVSLEMSCGDSVNITIKDNGEGFDKETIKQGYGLRNMQERVSELGGQIAIDSNKNGTEIKISVPLRFILEG